From Pseudomonas vanderleydeniana, the proteins below share one genomic window:
- the pilH gene encoding twitching motility response regulator PilH, whose protein sequence is MARILIVDDSPTEMYKLTGMLEKHGHEVLKAENGADGVALARQEKPDAVLMDIVMPGLNGFQATRQLTKDPETAAIPVIIITTKDQETDKVWGTRQGARDYLTKPVEEETLLKTLNNVLAG, encoded by the coding sequence ATGGCACGCATCCTGATCGTCGATGATTCGCCGACTGAAATGTACAAACTGACCGGCATGCTGGAAAAGCACGGTCATGAAGTCCTCAAGGCCGAGAACGGCGCCGACGGCGTGGCCCTGGCCCGCCAGGAAAAGCCCGATGCGGTGCTGATGGACATCGTCATGCCCGGCCTCAACGGTTTCCAGGCGACCCGGCAACTGACCAAGGACCCGGAGACCGCGGCGATCCCGGTGATCATCATCACCACCAAGGACCAGGAAACCGACAAGGTCTGGGGCACGCGCCAGGGCGCCCGGGACTACCTGACCAAGCCGGTCGAAGAGGAAACCCTGCTCAAGACCCTGAACAACGTCCTGGCCGGTTGA
- the pilG gene encoding twitching motility response regulator PilG, with protein sequence MEQHSTALKVMVIDDSKTIRRTAETLLKHVGCEVITAVDGFEALAKIADHHPGIIFVDIMMPRLDGYQTCALIKNNSAFKSTPVIMLSSKDSLFDKAKGRIVGSDQFLTKPFSRDELLDAIKAHVPGFTAVEQAL encoded by the coding sequence ATGGAACAGCATTCCACAGCCTTGAAAGTCATGGTCATCGATGACTCCAAGACGATTCGTCGTACCGCCGAGACGCTGCTCAAGCATGTCGGCTGCGAGGTCATTACCGCTGTCGACGGCTTCGAAGCCCTGGCCAAGATCGCCGATCATCATCCGGGCATCATCTTCGTCGACATCATGATGCCGCGCCTGGACGGCTACCAGACCTGCGCGCTGATCAAGAACAACAGCGCGTTCAAGTCGACGCCGGTGATCATGCTGTCCTCCAAGGACAGCCTGTTCGACAAGGCCAAGGGGCGCATCGTCGGTTCTGATCAATTCTTGACCAAGCCGTTCAGCCGCGACGAGTTGCTGGACGCGATCAAGGCGCATGTCCCGGGGTTCACGGCAGTAGAACAAGCACTTTGA